From the Homo sapiens chromosome 1, GRCh38.p14 Primary Assembly genome, one window contains:
- the HMGB4 gene encoding high mobility group protein B4 isoform 1 (isoform 1 is encoded by transcript variant 3) produces the protein MGKEIQLKPKANVSSYVHFLLNYRNKFKEQQPNTYVGFKEFSRKCSEKWRSISKHEKAKYEALAKLDKARYQEEMMNYVGKRKKRRKRDPQEPRRPPSSFLLFCQDHYAQLKRENPNWSVVQVAKATGKMWSTATDLEKHPYEQRVALLRAKYFEELELYRKQCNARKKYRMSARNRCRGKRVRQS, from the coding sequence ATGGGAAAAGAAATCCAGCTAAAGCCTAAGGCAAATGTCTCTTCTTACGTTCACTTTTTGCTGAATTACAGAAACAAATTCAAGGAGCAGCAGCCAAATACCTATGTTGGCTTTAAAGAGTTCTCTAGAAAGTGTTCGGAAAAATGGAGATCCATCTCAAAGCATGAAAAGGCCAAATATGAAGCCCTGGCCAAACTCGACAAAGCCCGATACCAGGAAGAAATGATGAATTATGTTGGCAAGAGGAAGAAACGGAGAAAGCGGGATCCCCAGGAACCCAGACGGCCTCCATCATCCTTCCTACTCTTCTGCCAAGACCACTATGCTCAGCTGAAGAGGGAGAACCCGAACTGGTCGGTGGTGCAGGTGGCCAAGGCCACAGGGAAGATGTGGTCAACAGCGACAGACCTGGAGAAGCACCCTTATGAGCAAAGAGTGGCTCTCCTGAGAGCTAAGTACTTCGAGGAACTTGAACTCTACCGTAAACAATGTAATGCCAGGAAGAAGTACCGAATGTCAGCTAGAAACCGGTGCAGAGGGAAAAGAGTCAGGCAGAGCTGA
- the HMGB4 gene encoding high mobility group protein B4 isoform 2 (isoform 2 is encoded by transcript variant 2) — protein sequence MMNYVGKRKKRRKRDPQEPRRPPSSFLLFCQDHYAQLKRENPNWSVVQVAKATGKMWSTATDLEKHPYEQRVALLRAKYFEELELYRKQCNARKKYRMSARNRCRGKRVRQS from the coding sequence ATGATGAATTATGTTGGCAAGAGGAAGAAACGGAGAAAGCGGGATCCCCAGGAACCCAGACGGCCTCCATCATCCTTCCTACTCTTCTGCCAAGACCACTATGCTCAGCTGAAGAGGGAGAACCCGAACTGGTCGGTGGTGCAGGTGGCCAAGGCCACAGGGAAGATGTGGTCAACAGCGACAGACCTGGAGAAGCACCCTTATGAGCAAAGAGTGGCTCTCCTGAGAGCTAAGTACTTCGAGGAACTTGAACTCTACCGTAAACAATGTAATGCCAGGAAGAAGTACCGAATGTCAGCTAGAAACCGGTGCAGAGGGAAAAGAGTCAGGCAGAGCTGA